CAGGCCGAGGCTGCTGCTGGCGAGGGGAGAGTCAGCCCTGGCTGCAGGTGGTGGTGGGCGGCGGTGGTTGAGGGGATGGGGGGGTAGAGACTGGGGCGGGAGAGGCCAGCAGGGGCCATAGGAAGGTGGCTTTAACAAGTGGGACCCCACCATGGGAGGCGGCGGAAGCTGTCGAGAGGGTCGGCAGGCCCGGCCCCGCTGCGCCCCCATCTCAGGGCCAATGCACGCCCACTCACTCAGGAAGAAGTACAGGTGCTGGCGATGGTAGGGCAGGTACCGGCGCTTCTTTTTGCCGTACTGTGGAGACGGTGAGGGCTGGGGGTTGGCTGGGGCCAAGGCAGCCCTAGGTTCCAGCCATTGGGCCCATCCCCCCCTCCCTGGAGGGCTGGCAAGTGGGGAAGGGGGGCCCCTTGAGCAGTGGCTCAGCCTGGATTGGGGGGGGAGCTTCGTCAGGGGCCAGGCCTGGGCCACAATGAGGGACTCAGTGGCCACagtccctcccccccaccccccaccaccaagcCGCAGGGCCAGCGGGGTGAGTCCATGTTCTTCCCACGCACCTCAACGGACGACTCCCCCAGGAGGAAGACGGGCGCCACGGTCACATCTGGGTCTTTGTGGAAGATGTTGGGCTTGGCATGGTGCTGGAAGTGGCGGAAGTTCCACCAGTGGGCCGAGAAGCCCTGTCGGGGATGAGGGAGCGCTCAGGGCCGGGGCGAGGCCGGGCGCAGCCCCGCGCCTGCACACTCAGGCAGAGCCGGGGAGACACCCCCAGCTCTGCCCGTGGCTCCCCGCCGCCTGCCTCCACGCTCACCTTCAGCTGCCCCATCACAAACTGCTGGGCCACGTGGTTCCACTGGGACTTCCTGAAGACCGACGTGTGGCCCAGGTCATGCTGCAGACACCAGCACTGAGCCTGGGGACCGAGGCGGGGTCAGGAGGCGGTGACCCAGGACCCGACACCCCAGGGGtccctcccagctcccagggCACCCCCACAGTTATTGCTGCATTTTAAGACCCCGTGGGCCATCTTCCTCTTTTTGACAGATGAGGACAGCTGAGCGTCAGGAGGCCTGGGGACTTGGAAGTCTGTCACCGAGCTTGTTTAACACGCAGCTTGACCTACAGATACACGCCTCTTGGGGACTCTGCAGCTCgttcattcatgtattcactcagcaaatacatCCAGAGTGCCCTCGGGTGCCGGGCCCTGTATCTACTAGATAGCTTGGGTGGCGGCAAGACAGCGCTGGAGTCACCTGGGAGGTGGCCAGGACAAGGGCGGCAAGGGTGCTGGGCACCCAGCCCGGGCCGAAGAGGTAGACGAGAAGCCAAGCGAGCACCTCCATGGCCAGGATGTGGCCCAGCAGGAGAGCGAAGAAGGCGGGCTTGGCCTCAAACAGCTCCATGTCCTCGGCCGCCTGGCGTAGGGCGCGGAAGTCCTCCACCAGCTGGGCCTGCCACGGTGGGAGGGCTGGTGGGCTACAGAAGCGAGGCCCCAGTGATCTCCGGGAGTCCCCCCACAGCGACTCATGCCACAGCCAGTCCCGGGGCCAGGCCCATGGGGTGCAGCTGAAGGAACGGAGGGGAGAGCTCCAGCCCGGGGTCTGAGCTGGGGAGGCAGCTGGTGGCAAAGGCTGACCCCACAAAAGGTGTGTGACACGtgagaagcagagaaagccagAGCAGGGAAGACCCTTAAAGTCCAGTGCatccaaaccctcagtgtagatgGGGATACTGGGCCCAGAGCAGGAAACACAGCAGATGCTGCAGCCCGGCCAGCCCCACAACCCCGGGCTCCTGCAGGCGCCCTTCTGCCTCCATCGCCAGCTACCTGCCCAGGAAGGGATGGCTGACCCAGCCTTggcccccaggggcccctgggaggaATGTGGACGGAGCTGCTACTGGTGATGCCCCCACCCTCTTAGCCCCACTATTGGCAGCTTGGCCTCCACCAGGGCCCCGCTCACGTCCTGGGGTCCATCCTGGCTGGGCTCCTCTGGGGCCAGCTCTCCAATCAACAGGGGCTGCAGGAACTTGCGCACAAAATTGAGGTCCTGGTGGAAGGCGCGGAAGGCATCCTGAAGGAGAGCCAACAGTCAGGGGGACAGCCAGCCCGCTGCAGCGGTCCCCAGAGGCAGCATGGGTGGGAGGGCCGGGGATGGAAGGGCAGGGCTCTGTGGATGGAGAGGCAGCTGGTGGATCTGCGGTCACATAAACGGGCCACATGGGTCAGCCTTGCCCACTGGCCTGGCCAAGTCCTCCCCAGGACCTGGGTGTCCCGCTGGAAGCCAGGCTGCAGCTGCTTTCCCCAGCactggcggtgggggggggaggggcgcggTGGGGAGGGGCTCGCCAAAAATCAGGCAAGGGCCACACAGACTGAGTTCTTAGGTTTGCAAGAAAGAGACTCAAATGGTTAAGCTCATTTGATTTtaaaagcagaaggagaaaatattttttttttaaaagcaaattaaataaaCATCACATACTCCCATGGCTCTCTGAAACCGCTGGGGATGGGAATGGGGCGGGGCACAATATAACAGGGGTTAGAGGCCAGAACAGCAAAGCGCTAGGGACTGGGACCAGCGGGGAAGCCGGCCCAGGGGCTTCTGGAACGTGAGCAAACCGGACTGGGCTCCCTTAGTCTTGCCAATCGAGTCCTGGTGCAACGGGCTTGTCCTCGCTCTCAGCTCTTCGCTGGCTTTTCACCCTTGAACTCGCAGAGGCTATCTCTGAAGGAACTAGCCCTCGCCACCCGCTTGCCCTGACTGGCAAGAACAAGCAgggatgggggtgaggggctgTCCCCGCGGGGCCTGGGACAGGGGCCTGCTGGCTGCCAAAGGAAACAGCTCTCAAGAACGCTGAGAACGGGGCCTCCCATTGTTCTCTTGCTAACAAgccttccagcttctgggggaCGTTCAAACGGAAGGCTGGGCCCCTCTACTTGCTACTGGACATCCCGCGCGGTCCTGCGGGGAGGAAACACTTCaggcccctccagcccccactTAGAAGCCACACCTGCGGGATCCACCCAAGGGTCCCTTTTCCTGCCGAATGCTTGCTTGCTGGCCCGGGGCAACCTAGAGACCTctggcgggtgggggtggggcccaggagggTCCAGCTTCTGGAATAACCTAGGTCCTGGGGAATATGACTTGGGGCCCTTCCCTGAGCTCCTACGCAGGGAGAGAGCTGTATCGTGTAGACCTCCCCGCTCTCCGAGATGATCGTGACTttggagggaggaggtggaggggagacTGGCCCCACCGGAAGCTGCCTGGCCCCGGAGCCTCCTGGGGAGCTGCGAGGGTAGACAGCTCTGGGGCTCAGCTGACCCCACCcactgtgaccttgagcaaggctACCCTCCTGCGGGGACCAGGCAAAAGAGGGCAAGACTCCAGCGCCTTTCAGGCATGATGCGCACTCACCCGGCCGAGCCACCATGGGCAGCGTCCACCTCCACCACCTTCTCATCTCCGCCCCCATGAAACGcggactccccccgccccccgccccccagaccCCGGCAGCCACCACTCTGCAGTCTATGAATTCGACTACTCGTGGGACCTCTGATAAGAGGGATCAAACATATTTATCCGTCCTCTCGTGGCTGACCTGCCACTCAGCCTCAGGCCCTCAAGCTTCATCCCTGTTGGAGCAGGTGGCGGAATTCCCTTCCTTTCCGACGCTGATGAGCACGGACTCTGAGTCCCTCTTGCTTCCTCTGAAACTCCCCCGGCTGCACGTGGCTGCAGCCCCAGGATTTCTTCATTCCTCTTTCAGCCCCTTCTTCTCCCCCATCCTGTATTCTGGGGTGACCCTGGTGCCCACCAGACCCCCAGATCTCCTGAGGAGCCATGGGAGCTCCCTCCTGACGCTGTCCCTGGGTCCCGATTCACCCAGGCCAGGCTTGGGGATGCGCTGGGGGCGAGGGCCACCAGAGGGACTTCCAGCCTGATCTATCCCCTGGCATGACAGGGGCTGGTTAGGCCCCGAAGGGCCGGTGAGAAAATCCCGCAGCCCACAGACAAGGGTCCGGCTGACGGGGGACAGAATGGGCAGGGTGGTGGCTGATCCGTGGGAAGCAGGTCGGCACCActgagcctgttttttttttttttttttaagattttatttaattatttgagatgGGGtgaggagaaagaatctgaagccgaCGCCACACAGTGTGGAgcgcgatgcagggctcgatccaacaAATAccagattacaacctgagctgaaaccaagagtcggacacccaacagactgagccgcccaggtgccccgagctgTTCTTGTGCTCAGTCCCAACAAGGTGGGTCACTGGCCTTGGGCCAAAGCCTGATGCACCAGCAGACAGCTTTTGCTGGAACCCATGTGGGGGGGCCATGTGAGCAGACCCTCCCTGGGCCACTGCTTAAGGACCCAGGGGCTGGGCAGaagactcagagaggtcaagccacttacaaaggtcacacagctccaTCTGATGGAGATTGGATTCTGATTGGATCAGAATGCAAAACTGTGCTTGGGGCCACTCAACAGTAAGCCCCAGGGTAGCCActcctgggtggggtggggggaggcagtggGTCTTGTGGCGGGGGCAGTGAGGTAGAAAGTGGCTCTCACCACAAAGCTGGCCACCATCCCACAGAGCCAAGGACCTGGCTTCTTGGAGGCTGGACTGTGAGGCACAGGAGAGGGTTCCTGGCGCTTCTTGGGCTGTATTGCCTGAGTTTCAGGGCACTGTGGGGGGCCCCACCCTCCTCCACCCCTGTGCCCTGGGAAACATCCTACGATCCTCCCCCACTGGCAGAGCAGGCGCTGGATAGCAGGTGTGAGTAAGTGGACAAGAGTCCACAAGGCAGGGATAAGAACCATTTTACTGGAACAGAGGCTTGGAGTGGTAGGGACCCCCGCCCAGGCCAGAGTCCATCACGGCCCAGTGGGGATTCCAACCCAAGTAGATCTGTGGTATCCATGCTCTCCgagctcctgccctgcccccacagctCCTCGTGAGCCCCCAGTAGCAGTCGGCCAACAAGCGGGAGTGGGGGGTTCCGTGCCAGGCTGCTGGGGACCAgcgatcatgaactgagctgtgAAACCACAAACAAgatcgcacacacacacacccattttgTATTTCAACAGTACAGCAGAAACCACCAGTGCCCACCTCATGGGGCTGCCGGGACGACGGATCTGGGCACGTAGAAGTGCACTGAGAAGGGCCTGGCATCCAGCTCCGGCCGAGTCCCGCACTGGCCCGATGTGCCCTTCTCCTGAGCCCACTGGAATTTAGTGCCTCCCAGGGCGGGCCTGTGGGAGTGAGGCAGGGGAGTGGTGTGCACCCCAACATTCAAATCCTGGCCAGCCTGAAGCTGGACACATAGTGGAGTTAGGCAAGCATTTCTGGTCACTCCCCAAAGATATGGGAATGTTCCAGATCAGGAAGGGAATGGAGCAGGGCTGCTGGGGGCTCACGTGGTCTGAATCTGTCCATGCAGCCTCCTTAAGCCTCTGTTGAATTGTGACAATGGTGGGTAGGGGGGGTAAGCCTGACGGGATACCCCAGGAATCCTTCCGTCCCTCCTCTCCCTGGTGGGAAGATAAAGGAGGCCCTCAGGCCCAGCCTGCGTGCTCCTTCCCAtgccccccacctgcctcatCGGGGCCGGTGGGGAAGTAGTACCAGGGTCCCTGTTTTATAGACGAGGACACATAGAGACAGAGGCCAAAGGGCACACAGCTCTGAACATGGCCCGTGCAACCCCCACCCGTGCAGGCCAGCCTGGCACAAGGACCAACCCTCCCAGAGAGCCACTCCTGGTGCCCCCAGAGACTGGCCAGTACCCACATTAGGGCTCTGCCCAGCGCCCTTGGCTTCACAAGTGCCCAGCGCCCCAAAGGGGCCAGGCCCTCTGACACGTGGTCCTTTCTCAGCCACCGCCCCCTCCAGCTCCCTCCGGGAGCTCTGGCTCTCCCTAGCCGCTTCATGGGAAAGCACGATGCTTGCGTGCCCTCGGGAAGAAACGCGGAGGGCCACCAGGCGGGTGGGGCCACGTCCCTCCGTAGGCACTGTGTTCCTGCCCAGCACGCCCCCAGGGCAGGAGCCAGGCACTGCAACTACCCTGGGAAGGAGCCTGAGTGGGTGGGGACCCTGCAGAAACCAAGGCAGTGCCCAGGGAGGTCACCCTTCATGCGGAGTCCCCGCAGGCGGCCAGCGTGCTGGGTGGGAGCagtgtgggctctggagccaggtcCTCTGCGTTCCTGCCCGGCCCCCTCTAAACCCACCCCCCCAGAgcttcctctctgcccacctccccccagctccAACCCAGACACAAGCCCCACTCTCCAAGCCCAAGGATTCTTTGAGGGTTGCAAAAAGGTCCCTGCACGTCACCCACATCCAGCctgtcttctcatctgtgaaatgggtcaaCATGCATACGTGCCTTGGTTGGGTTGTTGTCTGAACACCCCTAAAGCTAACTCCTataccacccacccaccccactctGGTGCTCCTGGCCCCCCAGCAGCTCCTGCCTTCTGTTCTGGCCATGCCTGGCCTTCTGAGCCCAGGTGACTGGCCACCTCTTCTGAGTGACCTCAGCTGGGAGAAGGTAGGTCCCCACTATCTCTTCCCTTAGCCTCCTGCCCTTCTCCTGGAgggctctgccttcccctccccattAAGGATCCTTCTAAATGTATCTCAGATTtccctggcttccccactctggcCTCCAAGATCCCCTTAGAATAAAGCAAAGTTCTGCTTTCAGGGACACAGACGcccagtgggagccagctcccaCCACCTCTGGACCTcactgcctgcccctctctcctctgctccacTCCAGCCCCGCTGGCTTCCTTGCTGATTTCCTTGAGCACCTTCCCACCTCTGAGCCTCTGCTCTAGCTCGACCCTCTGCCAAGGAACTTTATCCTTGCAATGTTTCATTCATGGCTGTATTTTTAGAGGTTGAAGCACAGTTTGGTGGCTGCGATATGCTCACTGAGGATCTGCGGGTGGGTTTAATGAGTCAGTaagtgaagaataaatgaatggaaaaaaaccAGTTAAGTCACAGGGCAGCATGTGGTTAAGAGGATGGGCTACGGATTCACATCTCAGACCCTGCCACTGAACATCACgtcactttctttttttgaacctcagttttcccatctgtacagTGGGAAAAATCACTAAGAGTACCTGCCTCACATGGGAATCCTGAGGGTTAAAAGAGTATCTATAAAGGaaatgctgagcttggagcccagcacacagtaggtactcggTGCCCAGCCCCGGTATACTTCTGACCAGCAGCAGCCGGCTCTTGCCCCTCCGTGGCTGGCTCCACTAGTCTCAAGCTGCCTCTGACTCTTAGGCAAACCTGGCTCGGGGCCCAGATCACTCTCCCCAGGGTACCCAGCTTTGTATCCCAGGATGGCCACAGGCTGACTTCATGGCACAGGAACTCTGGGAATTTCCTGGCAGGAAGGCTTCTGCTGCCTGGACACGAGAACAGCTGATGGATGGGGCGCTGGGGCTACGGAGAGGTGGCCGGGGGAGCACAGCCCAGCAGGACAGCTATGCCACCCCTACCTGTGCTGCAGGGCCTGGAACGGGGTGCCCAGGGCCTGGACTTGACCACACACAGCACTGGGCTGCTCACATCTGTTATCTGTGCTGTGGGCCCCACAGAGACCAAGGTTGGGGTCCCCCCCAGGCACCTCAGAACCTCTTTGGTCCAAACAGCCCAGGTTATTTCTGGCAACTCCGGCCTGGTGTTTGGAGCCCTGAGAAAGCTAAGATGGCCTCAAAGCAACTCCTTCCTGTCGCAGGCGTGGACAGAGCCAGACAAGGCCGAGTGGCCCAGGGGCGGCTATGCCACGGCTAGTCCCCTGCCCTGTGTGGTCTGCAGGGCACGCTCGCACTTACTGGCCACACGTACCGACCAGGAGCGACTACGTGGCAGCCCTAGGGCCACAAGGTTGAGAAGGCACAGTCCTGCCCGCAGCCGGCTCACTGGCTGGCCCAGctctccccactttacagatgaagaaactgaggctcagaggagtaACACCTGGTTCAAGGTCAATCTGAGTCTCTGATGGGAGATCGCTTTTTGGAAATGGGAAACGGAACTTACTGGCGACTGAACCAACGCGAAAACTGTCAGATGGAGGTCTCGGGTGGAGGGCTAACTGTCTGATGGGGTTCCCATGAGGGAGGCCCCCAGTACCGGCCTGGGCTCCAAGCAGGAACAAGTAATTCAGAAATGCTCTGTGTCACCCTTCCTCTCAGCTGCCTCCATCCTGACCCTCAGCTCCAAGGTTGGGGTGGCCTTGAGGGGGGGCCAGAACCCTGACATTTCATCCCCAACCTCTCCCCTGGCAGAAACACACACGCATACGACCATGCACACAAACGCATACAGTGCTCACACGCATACAGGCCCGTGCGTGGTCACGCGCTTGTGGGCCCCCAGTCAGCTTCAATGCCATGGCCACCATCTGGCCCACGGACAAGGCTTTCTGTCAGGTTCTCAACTTCCAGGAGGCTTCTGACTCTAAAACCTCAGGTTCTTGGGGTGGACGTAGGGAAGAGAGACCTTCTCCCTTACAGAGTCCATGGGGATTGTCCAAACCAGCAGCCCTGGTAAACAGGGATACTGACCTCCTGGGACAGAACAGTTTCTTCTGCCGCTTAAGAGTTCTGCCAGTTAGGGATTCATCTCCTGATATCTGGAAGATTCCTGGTACCCTGAGTGGCCAGCCTAGAATTTTAGATGGTCAAGGCAGAGCATATCATGGCCTCGACTCCTTGTCTCGGGATGGGGCCTGCTGGACTCCAGAAAGGGGCTGGTGAGAAAGGGGGCTCCCTACAACAGGCTGTTCTACCACTGGACTCTGGCCAGGCAGTCCGAGTGGACCGGGCCACATCCCTCCTTGGCAAGACATGTCTAGACATGGGCTGGGAAGGGGAAGTCAGGGTCCCCCAGGACCAGCCTATTCCTGGGATGACCGTGCTTTCCAAGGAGGCCCACCCAGCCTGGCTGGCAAAGTTCTCCCACGTGCAGCTGCCAGCCCAGGAGAGGTGAGTCACTGCCCCTCAGAGCAGTTTACAGCGGCTCTCAGGAAAGCCACAGACCTCTGGGCCCTGCCCAGGCTTtgctgcccagcccccagcctctgaTGGCACATCCTTGCAGtctgggaggtggtggtggggaaccCCACCCTACCCCTGGCACTCAGCAAAAGGAACCTGGCCTGGGGGACCCAGATCCGAGAGGAGAAGCTCAGGGCCCAGGGAGGGCTCCTTGGCCATGACACACCCACCTCTGAGAGCCCCTCACTCCTGCACATACCCGCTgcacccagcccagccctgttCCATGGCCCGATGTGCAGGTCCTCCATGCCGGGGACGTGGCCTCCTTACTCCACATCGGGCCCTGGCTTGTCCATCCCAATTCTGGGTCCCAGAACGGGGGATCAAAGGTCAGCGAAGAGCAGAAAGGATGCCAGACCCCGCAAGTGGAGAGGGTCCCAGTGCCCACGACCAGGCCCCAGCGAGCGGCAGGCTCCACCCGGCCAGCGGTGGGCTTCCTTACCGTGGCGTCCTCAGCACCGTGGTGGCCAATGAGGCGGCTGCCCCCGGGGTGCCGCTGTGCCCAGCGGCTGATGTCGTAGACGCGACGCTCGATGACCAGCCACTTGTCGCCCGGCAGGTTGTGCTGGCGGATCTGCTCCCAGCGGAAGGTGGGCAGCGGCGCCCCCGGAGGCGCGGGCCCCTCGCCGGGCTCCCCGACGCCGCCCATGGCTGCGTGCGAATGCCCTCGGGCCCCCGGTACCTTGGCGACGTCTGCCAGAGACCCCGAGGGGAGCGCGTCGCGGTCCCGGGGGCGTCCTCCGGCGCCACCGGCTCCTCCGCGGCCCCGCCCTGCCGCTGCGGCCGCCGTACGAGCGTGCGCCTGCCCGGCTCCCGGCGCAGGGAACTTTTCCCTCCCTTATAACCGCGCTGACAGCGCCCGCCTCGCCTCCTCCCCTCGCCCGGCCCCGCCGGCCCACCCCGAGCCCGCTCCAATCCCCGCGCGGCGCCTCGGCCTCCATTGGCTGCGCCGCGCTCCGGGCCGGCGAGGGCGGTGTCCAGGCGGGCCCACCCCGGCCGCGGGGGCCGCGGCCACCACGCCCGGCGCTGCCCCGGGGCGCCGTCCGCGGcgggctcccggctcccggcgggcggggcggggtgcACTGGAGAGGGACCGGGACTTTATACACCCTTGACCTGTGCGGCTGTGCCCTCGGGGCCCAGGTCTGTGCCGGCGGGGCTTGGAGCCACAGTCTGCGCGCACGGGGCTTCCAGCCACGCGTCCTGGAACGTTCAGTCCCGAGCGCTCGGAGGTGGGAACGCCGCCTCGGGGTGACCGTAAGCAGCTCTCAAACGATCGGCCCCCCAGCTCAGCGCAGCGAGGCCGCCGTCGGGGCTGAGAGACCGGCCGCACCAACCCGCCCGGCGCGGGGCCGTCTGCGGGGGCCGTGGTCTTTCTGCGGCTGGGGCTGCAGGGTGGGGATGTGGAAGGGGAGCAGGGGCACCCGAATCCGTAGCGGGCAGCTGTCGTCCTCTGGCTGCCCTGGTGGGTGGCTTGCCTGGTACAGCACCCTCCCCCACTTTTACCTAAATAAATTCAAGTCCTTTTGAGAGTGTAAGGTGCTCCCCAAACtactttttatgtgtttttgagATAAAGACACCTGTTCCTAGAAGCGAAGCGTTCACAAATGATGTGGAGTGCAGTCAGGGCAAGGTTCTGCTGCGG
The genomic region above belongs to Neovison vison isolate M4711 chromosome 7, ASM_NN_V1, whole genome shotgun sequence and contains:
- the FADS3 gene encoding fatty acid desaturase 3, producing MGGVGEPGEGPAPPGAPLPTFRWEQIRQHNLPGDKWLVIERRVYDISRWAQRHPGGSRLIGHHGAEDATDAFRAFHQDLNFVRKFLQPLLIGELAPEEPSQDGPQDAQLVEDFRALRQAAEDMELFEAKPAFFALLLGHILAMEVLAWLLVYLFGPGWVPSTLAALVLATSQAQCWCLQHDLGHTSVFRKSQWNHVAQQFVMGQLKGFSAHWWNFRHFQHHAKPNIFHKDPDVTVAPVFLLGESSVEYGKKKRRYLPYHRQHLYFFLIGPPLLTLVNFEVENLAYMLVCMQWTDLLWAASFYSRFFLCYAPFYGLPGALLLFVAVRVLESHWFVWITQMNHIPKEIGHEKHRDWASSQLAATCNVEPSLFIDWFSGHLNFQIEHHLFPTMPRHNYRRVAPLVKALCAKHGLNYEVKPFLTALVDIVGSLKKSGDVWLEAYLHQ